In Planifilum fulgidum, the genomic stretch ATTCCGGGTAATGCTTATGCAGATTTGAGAGAAAAAGGATCGTTGATTTGGCGGTCATTTTTTGTGAGACGTTACGGTCTATGACCCGATAATTTTTAGAGCCAACTTCCAAGCAAGAATGAATATTGTTGATTTGGGTGTAAAGTTCTATTGACCATAAGGGATCAGCGGGTATAATTTTCGATAACAGGGTTTGGATTGATATGCAATTTTTCAAAAGACTGGAGGATGCATGAGGAGAAAGGCGTTCTCATGGATGTTGATCCTCTGTTTGCTTATTAGCAGCGGATGTTCCCTGTTTTCTTCGGTGAAAGCTGCGGACAACTCTGCTTCAACCGAATCTGATAAGGAAGAAGTGAAGCAGGCCGCCACCGATGTCGAAGGGATGCTCCGGAAAGGACCGGGCAAGTACGCCGGGGACAAGTACGACGAGGAGAAAGTGAAGGGGAGCTGGACAAGCTGCCCGACAACCTGACGGCGGATGAAGCCTACAACCATCTGGTGGCTCTCTTGGCCGAGGACTATAAGCCGGAGCTCAAGGTTCTGGAAAATTTTGATCCGACGATCAAAAACGGGGAGGCGTAAGTGTTCCGGAAGGGGAGCTGCCCAAGTAAGTGAACGTGGAGATTCACTTGGATGCCAGCGGGAGCATGGCCGGCCGGGTGAGCGGCGGTGTGAAGATGGACCTGGCCAAGGAGGCAATCCGGAATTTTGCCTCCAACAAATGCCGGGGGTGTGAGAGGGGGATGAAAAGAGTTGATTAAACCGCGCAATTCGGATCCCAAGATTCGGAAAGTCGTTGAACAATACACAAGGGAAGGGGAAAAATGGGAAGTCTTCCCGGCTAAATTTTATATCGACGGATCTTACCGTGAGAGCGGGTGCTTTTGTCATGTTTAAATAATGTACACATCAATTGGCGTAAAGGAGTGGTTTATCATCAGGATCTTAAAAAATGTATTATTGATACTATATTATTCAGTTCCTGTATATTTGAGTCTTGAGGTAATTAATGAATGGGTAGTGGATATACAGGAGTCTTTGACTCGAAAATCCGAATACTTTACTTGGGCACCGACTGGACCTTCATACATTCTTTTATCTGCAACTATATTATTTATTTTATGGGCTATTTTTGGATGGTTCCATTTTTTACTTGCGGTGAAAGATTCAAGAGACATTATACCGGGTTTTATGGCTGCCCTGGTTTTCGCCTTTGGATGTACTTTTACT encodes the following:
- a CDS encoding VWA domain-containing protein, coding for MNVEIHLDASGSMAGRVSGGVKMDLAKEAIRNFASNKCRGCERGMKRVD